From Balaenoptera acutorostrata chromosome 8, mBalAcu1.1, whole genome shotgun sequence, the proteins below share one genomic window:
- the LOC103021161 gene encoding peptidyl-prolyl cis-trans isomerase A-like produces the protein MVNPTVFFDIAVDGEPLGCVSFELFADKVPKTAENFRALSTGEKGFGYKGSCFHRIIPGFMCQGGDFTCHNGTGGKSVYGEKFDDENFLLKHMGPGILSMANAGPSTNGSQFFICTAKTEWLDGKHVVFGKVKEGMNIVEAMERFGSRNGKTSKKITIADCGQI, from the coding sequence ATGGTCAACCCTACCGTGTTCTTTGACATCGCCGTCGACGGCGAGCCCTTGGGCTGTGTCTCCTTCGAGCTGTTTGCAGACAAAGTTCCAAAGACAGCAGAAAACTTTCGTGCTCTGAGCACTGGGGAGAAAGGCTTTGGTTATAAAGGTTCCTGCTTTCACAGAATAATTCCGGGATTTATGTGCCAGGGTGGTGATTTCACATGCCATAATGGCACTGGTGGCAAGTCCGTCTATGGGGAGAAATTTGATGATGAGAATTTCCTCCTGAAGCACATGGGTCCTGGCATCTTGTCCATGGCAAATGCTGGCCCCAGCACAAACGGTTCCCAGTTTTTCATCTGCACTGCCAAGACTGAGTGGTTGGATGGCAAGCATGTGGTCTTTGGCAAGGTGAAAGAGGGCATGAATATTGTGGAAGCCATGGAGCGCTTTGGGTCCAGGAATGGCAAGACCAGCAAGAAGATCACCATTGCTGACTGTGGACAAATCTAA